One window of Botrimarina mediterranea genomic DNA carries:
- a CDS encoding PEP-CTERM sorting domain-containing protein (PEP-CTERM proteins occur, often in large numbers, in the proteomes of bacteria that also encode an exosortase, a predicted intramembrane cysteine proteinase. The presence of a PEP-CTERM domain at a protein's C-terminus predicts cleavage within the sorting domain, followed by covalent anchoring to some some component of the (usually Gram-negative) cell surface. Many PEP-CTERM proteins exhibit an unusual sequence composition that includes large numbers of potential glycosylation sites. Expression of one such protein has been shown restore the ability of a bacterium to form floc, a type of biofilm.), translating into MNVSSCHSPSHALRIALGLALVGFASGTASAGLLASFENDAEGWTINTSENATYAFNGFSTTDGVTEGTYSAIITGGAAPSYGQLLVSPDSTALTAELATAAEVSIDVATAPGAFGFGTQWSAVINNADLGYTSLDGYTYTGAVGPGASGQLVWNITPAQRAVLAASSESSTLIFQVGGGDGGTMYVDNVRLTPVPEPSSLAMLTALAVAALRLRRR; encoded by the coding sequence ATGAACGTCTCTTCTTGCCACTCACCATCGCACGCCTTACGGATCGCCCTCGGGCTCGCCCTGGTTGGGTTCGCCTCCGGTACGGCGTCGGCCGGCCTACTGGCGTCGTTCGAGAACGACGCCGAGGGCTGGACAATCAACACCTCCGAGAACGCCACCTACGCGTTCAACGGCTTTAGCACGACCGACGGCGTCACCGAGGGGACTTACTCCGCGATCATTACGGGTGGTGCCGCCCCCAGCTATGGCCAGCTGCTCGTGAGCCCCGACTCGACCGCACTTACCGCCGAACTCGCAACCGCGGCCGAGGTCTCGATCGATGTCGCCACGGCTCCGGGCGCCTTCGGCTTCGGAACACAATGGTCAGCCGTCATCAATAACGCCGACCTCGGCTACACGTCGCTCGACGGCTACACCTACACCGGCGCTGTCGGGCCGGGCGCCTCGGGACAGTTGGTATGGAACATCACCCCCGCGCAACGCGCCGTGCTTGCGGCTTCCTCGGAGAGCTCAACGTTGATCTTCCAAGTCGGCGGCGGTGATGGAGGGACGATGTACGTCGATAACGTGCGGCTGACGCCGGTCCCTGAGCCGTCGTCACTCGCAATGTTGACGGCTCTCGCAGTCGCTGCCCTACGCCTGCGGCGACGCTGA
- a CDS encoding PEP-CTERM sorting domain-containing protein (PEP-CTERM proteins occur, often in large numbers, in the proteomes of bacteria that also encode an exosortase, a predicted intramembrane cysteine proteinase. The presence of a PEP-CTERM domain at a protein's C-terminus predicts cleavage within the sorting domain, followed by covalent anchoring to some some component of the (usually Gram-negative) cell surface. Many PEP-CTERM proteins exhibit an unusual sequence composition that includes large numbers of potential glycosylation sites. Expression of one such protein has been shown restore the ability of a bacterium to form floc, a type of biofilm.), translated as MLNRSLTIASALLLFTTAATAQVVNLYSVNYEDDFPGVGAPASKGFSFSGDSTSDSGGAQVVEFIEEITETGGAEGTQGYSITTNAANAVNYWYAGIGNFVGFFGDEFRLADGVMGSTNPSNYEYSFDLKVIGATAAVPLRGQFAIFDPDYEATYNVDVNGDELFDGGADVFIKELEFSANGDTFTTNTFNLGEGPVTAQAGVLAPEFQDNATVVIRWFWGAGEFGFNDGNVVVLDNVSLDFITPTPLPGDYNTDGVVDAADYTVWRDNLGQTITLDNEGDGVTPGEVTQEDYAFWASQYGATATPVAAVAVPEPTTLWIVLAGASAAVVRRRG; from the coding sequence ATGTTGAACCGCTCCCTCACGATCGCATCGGCGCTGCTGCTATTCACGACGGCGGCGACGGCGCAGGTCGTCAACCTCTACTCTGTGAACTACGAGGACGATTTCCCCGGCGTCGGCGCGCCGGCGAGCAAAGGATTCTCGTTCTCCGGCGACTCCACCTCCGACAGCGGAGGCGCGCAAGTCGTCGAGTTTATCGAGGAGATCACCGAAACGGGCGGCGCCGAGGGCACCCAGGGCTACTCGATCACCACCAACGCCGCCAATGCGGTGAACTATTGGTACGCCGGCATCGGCAACTTCGTGGGCTTCTTCGGCGACGAGTTCCGCCTGGCCGACGGCGTCATGGGATCGACCAACCCGTCCAACTACGAGTACTCCTTCGACCTCAAGGTGATCGGCGCCACCGCGGCCGTGCCGCTGCGGGGGCAGTTCGCCATCTTCGACCCCGACTACGAGGCGACCTACAACGTCGACGTGAACGGCGACGAACTCTTTGATGGCGGCGCGGATGTCTTCATCAAGGAACTGGAGTTCTCCGCCAACGGCGACACGTTTACTACCAACACCTTCAACCTAGGCGAAGGGCCCGTCACCGCCCAAGCCGGCGTCCTAGCGCCCGAGTTCCAGGACAACGCCACCGTGGTGATCCGCTGGTTCTGGGGCGCGGGTGAGTTCGGCTTCAACGACGGCAACGTCGTGGTGCTCGATAACGTCTCGCTCGATTTCATCACCCCGACGCCGCTGCCGGGCGACTACAACACCGACGGCGTCGTCGATGCGGCCGACTACACCGTTTGGCGCGACAACCTCGGTCAGACGATCACCCTCGACAACGAGGGGGACGGCGTCACGCCCGGTGAGGTCACGCAAGAAGACTACGCGTTCTGGGCTTCCCAGTACGGCGCAACGGCGACTCCCGTCGCGGCGGTGGCGGTCCCCGAACCGACGACTCTCTGGATCGTCCTGGCGGGCGCGTCCGCAGCGGTGGTGCGGCGACGCGGCTGA